CCATTTATGATTTATTTTTTCACACCCAAAAAAGCCGGTCGCATAGCAAGCATCACCTTGTCGTTTGTGATCGTCTCTGGACTGTTCTTAATTTTGAAATACGCTCTCATCGGCACTTTGTCCGGCAACCCGCCCAATGAAATCAACGTGTATCCTTATCAGGAAACGGCTGTGCGTATCCCCACCACACTTTACATCTTCGGCATGTACCTGTGGCGGCTTGTCGTTCCGGTGCGCTTACTTTACGACTATTCGTACAACCAGATTCCGGCAGCTACCTGGGCAAGTCCTGTTGTGTGGCTGAGTTTGCTCATTGCGATAACGCTAATCGTAATTGCTTTTAAAAGATTAAAACGAAGAAACATCATCTCCTTCTCCATCTTTTATTTTGGAATCACCCTTTCGGTGGGATTGGCTTTTGTGCTCTTGCGCGGCGGCATAATGGCAGAGCGTTTTTTGTATGCGCCGGTGCTGGGCTTTTCGTTGGCGGTGACTTATCTGCTGTTTAAACTTTTACCACGCGATGCCAAAACAAAAACGATTATCTACGATTTCCGACCAATGGCTTCCAAAGTGATGGCTGCGTCGCTGTTGCTGCTCCTGGTGTTTTACAGCGTCCGCACCATTGCCCGCAACCCTGACTGGAAAAACAACTTCACGCTTTTTACCCATGATGTTCGTTACGGAAGTAACAGCGCTTTGCTCACCAAACACTATGGCAGCGAACTCATCAACCAGTCAGTGGCCGCCACCGATCAGGCAGAGAAAGACTCGTTGATGCAACGCGGCATTGCAAAGGTGGAGCAATCATTAAAAATCAATCCTGCTTTCAGCGAAGCGTGGTTCAAGCTCGGATATGCGTATTATCAGCTACGTGATTACGAAAAGTCGATTTCTTGTTATAAAAAGACAAATCAAAACAACTCGATGAACTTGTCGAATATGGCGCTGGCTTATTATATGAAAGGGGAGCATGGCGAGGCTTTGCGGCTGCTGAACCGCTCGCTGGAGCTTGACCCACATAATAGCACCGCCCGCAGCAACCTGCCGCTGGTGGAGCGTGCCTTCGACCAGAAATTGCAGATGCTCAAACGAAATCCTTCCGACGACCCACAGCATCATTACGAGCTGGGCAACCTGCTCATCGACATGAAAAACTACCCGGAGGCGCTGGTGCAATTTCGCCAGGCTGCCGATCTGAAACCCGATTTCATAGCAGCGCTCATCCAGTTGGGAAATACGTATTATGCGCTACAGGATTACAACAATGCCATTATTGCTTTCCGCGAGGTAATTCAACAAGAACCCGACAACAGTGAAGCTCGCAGCAAGCTCAGCCATCTTTATGGGTTAATTGGCAACGCAAAAATGCAGCAGTACTACAGCCAAAGTCCGTCCAGGTAGCAAACAGCAGATTAATAATGAAAAGATTTTAATAAAAAAGATACTGATAAGCATGAAAAGAAACAAGATATTAATCATCATCGCAGTGGTGCTGGCCGCAGCAGCGATAATATTAATCTTCCAAAACCGAAGAAACACGTTGCGAACGGATCGGGTAGAATTTGCCATCAACGACACCAGTAGCGTGACGAAAATTTATATGGCCGATATGCAAGGCAACGAGGTGCTGCTGAAAAAAGAAACGCCATCGCACTGGACCCTCAACGACAGCATGACAGCCCGAATTGATGGTGTAGAAATGCTGCTGAACACCATGTCAAGGCTGGCTGTAAAAGCTCCCGTGCCACGCGCCAGTTACAACACGGTGATAAAACGCCTGGCGTCCACCTCGATAAAAGTGGAGATTTATCAACAGAAATATCGCATCAAACTTTTTAACCGCATCAAATGGTTTCCGCACGAAAAACTTGTCCGTACCTATTACGTGGGAAGTTCCACGCCCGACAACCAGGGATCGTTCATGCTCAAAGAAGGCAGCGACACGCCTTTTGTGGTGTACCTGCCAGGGCTCAGAGGTTACGTTTCGGCACGCTATACCGCCTTTGCCAGCGACTGGCGCGACCACTCCATCTTTGCTAAAAACCCTGCGGAAATTCGTAAGATAAAACTGGATTTCTTTCAGGAACCCGACCAATCTTATACGCTCGAAAAGCCTAGCGCCAGCGAAGTAATATTAACACCTGCCGCTAGTGGGAAGCCTCTCGACAACTTTGACACTACACGCGTCATTGAGTTTTTCAATGCTTTTCGCAATATCCGTTTCGAGGCAGCCTTCGAAAACATCACCAAAAGTTACAAAGATTCCATCCTGCAGCAACCACCTGTGCACCGGATTACCATAACCGACACCACCGGCAACAGCCGCACCATCACCACCTACCGTCGCGATAATCTGAATTTGCAGGAAGACTTCGACGGCAATCTGCTGCCCTACGACATCGACCGCCTTTATGCCCTGCTGCCCGAAGGCAACGATCTGGTGATCATACAATATTTCGTGTTCGATCCCATCACCAGACCGCTCGACTGGTTTAGAGGGGAAGACGAAGAAAGTAGGTAGTAGGTATTAAGTAGAGAGGAATGACGATGCACAATGGATGAATGACGATGGACGGTTTTCGAGCATGAAAAATAATTGGCGCCAATTCGCTTAATTGGTGATAATTCGTGGAAAAAGTAGAAAAAAGTTGGTTATAAATTTCTCTCGGCTTTCGCCAAATAAACCCTCAGAGGTAAAGTAGATTTTCCTCCCCGCCATTTTATGACGATAAAAGATTTTTGATTTCCCTCTGTTGCCTGTGGTGAAGAATAATTTGGCTTTTCTCTGCGCCTACGCGTCTCTGCGGTAAATCTGATTTCTTGTATTTCTCCGCGCCTCTGTGGCTTTGTGGTGAGAAAGCAAGCGGCATTCCCTAAAACTGCACAACAAGTTTCAGGTTTATCTGGCGAGGTGTGAGGAAATTAGGTACAGCATATTTGCGCCCCGAAACGTCGGTAATCCAGAGATAAGAAATTGTATTGTTGACCTGCAGGAGGTTAAAAATCTCCAAACTCAGCCACATCGACTTCAGATGCCCCAGCGGATTTCCTTCTTTAAAACTCGTATGACTGCCGATGAGCTGCTTTGAAAAGCCGATATCGACACGGCGATAGGAAGGCATTCGGAATACCTGCTGGTAGCGTTGCGACTTAGGCGGTCCAAACGGCAGGCTGGTGCCAAAATATAAAGCCAGATGCATTTTGTAGGTAGGATTCATTGGCAGGTAATCCTGGAAAAACATACTGAACCTTACGCGCTGGTCAGTAGGACGAGGGATATAACCCGGCTCCACCTTTTCATTTACATACGCTTCAGGGTTGGGTATCGAGCCTGTCCCCGACTCTTCGCCCTCTGCGTTAAAATATTGATAATAAAAATCACCATAAATATCTTCCTGTGTCTTCATCACCGAAAGGCTTGCCCACGATTCGATGCCGGGCACAAACTCCCCGTTTATTTTCACATCAATACCCGTAGCATATCCGCGGGCGCGCTCGTTGGCGTAATAGCGAATGCGCACATTGTCCACCTCGTAAGGGATCAGATCATCAAGGAATTTATAATAAACTTCAGTAACAAACTTAAACGGGCGTCCCCAGATGGTAAGGTTCCAGTCGGCGCCGCCCACCAGATGGATCGACTTCTGGGCTTTTTGCCCTTCCACTATCTGACCATCAAAATTGCGCAGCTCCCGGTAAAAGGCCGGCTGATAATAATATCCGGCAGCCAGCCGGAACAAAATATCGTGTGTCCATTTGGGATGGTACGAAAGCGAAGCCCTCGGACTTACCAAAAACTCCTCGCTATAGTCCCAATACTGGCTGCGCACCCCGGCAGTGACGGCAAAGTCGCGGCGGTTGTTGCCCAGATTCCAGGTATTTTGTATGAAT
This portion of the Bacteroidales bacterium genome encodes:
- a CDS encoding DUF4340 domain-containing protein, whose amino-acid sequence is MKRNKILIIIAVVLAAAAIILIFQNRRNTLRTDRVEFAINDTSSVTKIYMADMQGNEVLLKKETPSHWTLNDSMTARIDGVEMLLNTMSRLAVKAPVPRASYNTVIKRLASTSIKVEIYQQKYRIKLFNRIKWFPHEKLVRTYYVGSSTPDNQGSFMLKEGSDTPFVVYLPGLRGYVSARYTAFASDWRDHSIFAKNPAEIRKIKLDFFQEPDQSYTLEKPSASEVILTPAASGKPLDNFDTTRVIEFFNAFRNIRFEAAFENITKSYKDSILQQPPVHRITITDTTGNSRTITTYRRDNLNLQEDFDGNLLPYDIDRLYALLPEGNDLVIIQYFVFDPITRPLDWFRGEDEESR
- a CDS encoding tetratricopeptide repeat protein, yielding MKTTTTNKSRQAQQQKLPEPQKRITKYLVWVPFVFAFVLYANSINNEFALDDIPQITTHRYVQQGWAGIGELISTNYWSASNENLGYYRPLSHVSFAIENALHGNNPHIMHFINVLLYALTGMVVFLFLSALFRRMPWFVLVATLLFMAHPVHTEVVANIKSRDEILSFLNGTLALWLAFNYSKNKYLPALILSWIFYFLALLSKETAMTTLALVPFMIYFFTPKKAGRIASITLSFVIVSGLFLILKYALIGTLSGNPPNEINVYPYQETAVRIPTTLYIFGMYLWRLVVPVRLLYDYSYNQIPAATWASPVVWLSLLIAITLIVIAFKRLKRRNIISFSIFYFGITLSVGLAFVLLRGGIMAERFLYAPVLGFSLAVTYLLFKLLPRDAKTKTIIYDFRPMASKVMAASLLLLLVFYSVRTIARNPDWKNNFTLFTHDVRYGSNSALLTKHYGSELINQSVAATDQAEKDSLMQRGIAKVEQSLKINPAFSEAWFKLGYAYYQLRDYEKSISCYKKTNQNNSMNLSNMALAYYMKGEHGEALRLLNRSLELDPHNSTARSNLPLVERAFDQKLQMLKRNPSDDPQHHYELGNLLIDMKNYPEALVQFRQAADLKPDFIAALIQLGNTYYALQDYNNAIIAFREVIQQEPDNSEARSKLSHLYGLIGNAKMQQYYSQSPSR